The Lacrimispora xylanolytica genome has a segment encoding these proteins:
- a CDS encoding substrate-binding domain-containing protein, giving the protein MINGNYKIYLITMDKSDQFWEVMDNGAREMASMLGVAYEWDAPLTRDIYKQIQIFNNAVVAGADAILLAASDPLKISSAVEEAKALGVKIIYVDAPAFEEAVTTLATDNYTAGKIAGENMFYELEEFGLTNGSIGIIGVTPENRTTVNREIGFRDYFKLFVRYQILETIYTNGDPELAKQATEKYIRDNPNLVGIFSTNEGSTLGMGYALRDNDINIIGIGFDITPVIQEMIRDNTIKATLVQNPFTMGYLGMAEAVAALRGFDTGPQLINTGVSVVNIYTPSRILS; this is encoded by the coding sequence ATGATAAATGGGAATTATAAAATTTATTTAATAACCATGGATAAAAGTGATCAATTTTGGGAGGTTATGGATAATGGTGCTAGAGAAATGGCTTCTATGTTAGGTGTTGCATATGAATGGGACGCCCCCTTAACAAGAGATATATATAAACAAATTCAAATATTTAATAATGCCGTAGTAGCGGGAGCCGATGCAATATTGCTAGCAGCAAGTGATCCTTTAAAGATTTCAAGCGCAGTTGAAGAAGCGAAAGCATTGGGTGTAAAAATCATTTATGTTGATGCACCAGCGTTTGAAGAAGCAGTCACAACTTTAGCTACAGATAATTATACAGCTGGTAAGATAGCTGGAGAAAATATGTTTTACGAATTAGAGGAGTTTGGTCTCACAAATGGTTCAATAGGAATCATTGGGGTAACTCCTGAAAATAGAACGACTGTAAATCGGGAAATAGGATTTCGCGATTATTTTAAGTTGTTTGTTAGATATCAAATATTAGAAACAATATACACGAATGGTGACCCAGAGTTAGCAAAACAAGCAACGGAAAAATATATAAGAGACAATCCCAATCTTGTTGGTATTTTTTCAACAAATGAGGGATCTACGTTAGGGATGGGGTACGCTTTGAGAGATAATGATATAAATATTATCGGTATCGGATTTGATATTACACCTGTAATTCAGGAAATGATAAGAGATAATACTATAAAAGCTACATTGGTACAAAATCCATTTACAATGGGCTATTTGGGTATGGCTGAGGCAGTTGCTGCATTAAGGGGATTTGATACAGGTCCACAATTAATTAATACTGGAGTATCTGTAGTTAATATATATACACCAAGTCGAATATTATCATAA